From Plasmodium relictum strain SGS1 genome assembly, chromosome: 8, the proteins below share one genomic window:
- a CDS encoding N2227-like protein, putative, which translates to MGTKYYQENYLKKKSKKKKKKKIYNNKNTLNNEDDYKNGKIVSNSNKIENINANKSKTNDNLIHKDINNINNDLSENDKCNMKNISILNIDKNDDTFSVNKISNNEEKKHHCNNNSCKEYLCDEYNDIELLNYEEEKHFCNVCFSFLYYKKYCFYELLRIYKSFCFLSDEEKSLLTESIYCKLYKMYLSVLNNYYFILNILLPQISTNIIIHLLTFTFHKDDNDTTEEYIVNEIIDNLTVEEKEKVDKIYNYHNFDARLLCKDDATIILNEIKSKLPYNENDKHIFEMLDLKDEKSISYNSESDNHMNDQHLTENQNHDSKNYVCNENNFIINDEKHSNIIKNDYNGNLKKEINSDEKKKNDGGICNEDKASAAKEELNDCSHNNLNNESKKFCEENKKVEKSKNNINSSVTAKNESDDNNTSNFSYTSNKDSNEMLNEIPNKNFREISKEKNDHLKVEETSNMNNSVNEDYSKYEHIPPGLRITNAYTPSLDDYSLIQNMSKVRSTLRQFVRDWSYEGKNERENAYGPILRSLDKYLPITDKYVPKILCPGSGLGRLPYEVAKKGYRSQGNEFSYFMLLASNYILNYYNERNSLNIQPYCLSTSNRKSRDDHLKIIQLPDVNTYNKVVLNTEFSMCAGELIEVYYNEKEQFDGVLTCFFLDTAKNIFMYIRTFANILKPNSLWSNVGPLLYHYAEMPNEMSIELSWDEIKLIISKWFSFLEIKWIDNYYTTNFDSMMQVQYHCIFFSALRNNVPVDD; encoded by the exons ATGGGAACAAAATATTATCAAg aaaattatttaaaaaaaaagtctaaaaaaaaaaagaaaaaaaagatatataataataaaaatactttaaataatgaagacGATTATAAAAATGGTAAAATAGTTagtaatagtaataaaattgaaaatataaatgctaataaaagtaaaacaaatgataatttaataCATAAggatattaataatataaataatgatttatcagaaaatgataaatgtAATATGAAAAACATTTCCATTTTGAATATCGATAAGAATGACGATACTTTTTctgtaaataaaatatctaaCAATGAAGAGAAAAAACATCATTGCAATAATAATTCTTGTAAGGAATATCTTTGTGATGAATATAATGATattgaattattaaattacGAAGAAGAAAAACATTTTTGCAATgtatgtttttcttttttatattataaaaaatattgtttttatgaattactaagaatatataagagcttttgttttttaagcgatgaagaaaaaagttTGTTGACTGAATCCATTTATTGTAAATTGtataaaatgtatttatctgttttgaataattattattttatactaaatatattattaccTCAAATATCaacaaatattataattcatttattaacTTTTACATTTCACAAAGATGACAATGATACAACGGAGGAATATATAGTGAATGAAATTATTGATAATTTAACAgttgaagaaaaagaaaaagtcgataaaatttataactaTCATAATTTTGATGCTAGACTTTTATGTAAAGATGATGCaacaattattttaaatgaaataaaatcaaaattaccatataatgaaaatgataagcATATATTTGAAATGCTTGatttaaaagatgaaaaGAGTATTTCATATAACAGTGAAAGTGATAATCATATGAATGATCAGCATTTAACTGAAAATCAAAATCATGACagtaaaaattatgtatgcaatgaaaataattttatcataaatgatgaaaaacATAGcaacattataaaaaatgattataatggtaacttaaaaaaagaaattaatagtgatgaaaaaaagaaaaatgatgGTGGCATTTGTAACGAGGATAAAGCAAGTGCAGCGAAAGAAGAGTTAAATGATTGTTctcataataatttaaataatgaaagtaaaaaattttgtgaagaaaataaaaaagttgaaaaaagtaaaaataacataaattcTTCTGTTACAGCAAAAAATGAATCAGATGATAATAATACTtcaaatttttcatatacaTCTAATAAAGATTCAAATGAAATGCTTAATGAAATTCcgaataaaaattttagagAAATatctaaagaaaaaaatgatcaTTTGAAAGTAGAAGAAACAagtaatatgaataattcaGTTAACGAAGATTATTCAAAATATGAGCACATTCCACCTGGATTAAGAATAACAAATGCATACACTCCATCATTGGATGATTACAGCTTAATCCAAAATATGAGCAAAGTGAGAAGTACACTGAGACAATTTGTTCGTGACTGGTCGTATGAaggaaaaaatgaaagagaAAATGCATATGGTCCTATCTTAAGAAGTTTAGATAAGTATTTACCTATAACAGATAAATATGTTCCAAAAATTTTATGTCCTGGATCAGGGCTAGGTAGATTACCATATGAAGTGGCAAAAAAAGGATATAGAAGCCAAGGAAAtgaattttcttattttatgttattagcatctaattatattttaaattattataatgaaagaaattctttaaatattcaACCATACTGTTTAAGTACATCAAACAGAAAAAGTAGAGATGATCATTTGAAAATTATACAGTTACCAGATGTAAATACTTATAATAAAGTTGTATTAAATACTGAATTTTCAATGTGCGCAGGTGAATTAATTGAGGtatattataatgaaaaagaacaATTTGATGGAGTTTTAAcatgtttttttttggatacagctaaaaatatttttatgtatattcgTACTTTCgctaatattttaaaaccTAATTCTTTATGGTCTAATGTTGGTCCACTATTATATCATTACGCGGAAATGCCAAATGAAATGTCTATAGAATTATCATGGGATGAGATTAAGTTGATTATTTCTAAATGGTTTTCctttttagaaataaaatgGATAGATAATTATTACACAACCAATTTTGATTCAATGATGCAAGTGCAATATCAttgcattttttttagtgCTTTGAGGAACAATGTACCTGTAGATGATTGA
- a CDS encoding asparagine synthetase, putative — protein MCGILAIFHSSVEKNKLRRKALESSKNLRHRGPDWNGIVIEENNDKTINAIAHERLAIVDVLSGHQPLYDDEKEICLTINGEIYNHVELRKLIKEECLSRLTSFSDCAVIPNLYKIYKDKMPSMLYGIFAGVISDKKNNTFFAFRDPIGVCPLYMGYASDGSIWFASEFKALKDHCIRYIIFPPGHYYKNVDNKGELVRYYNPNWWELNGPIPNNKADLNEIRLHLEKAVIKRLMGDVPFGVLLSGGLDSSIVAAIIAKHLKTLDNSLNNNDIITKKLRSFSIGLKNSPDLKAAKEVADYLGLYHSEFHFTVEEGIDSLPDVIYHIETYDITTIRASTPMYILSRLIKSSCVKMVLSGEGADEIFGGYLYFHKAPNREEFHRELQRKIHDLHIYDVLRANKSTMAFGVEARVPFLDLKLLDLVMNIDPQEKMCTENKMEKDILRRAFVGYLPDHILFRQKEQFSDGVGYNWIDGLKEYAEKKISDIQFLRAPFLFPYNTPKTKEGFLYRCIFAECFPDQCAQESVPEGVSIACSTSKAVEWNEEFKKNADQSGRSVLGIHKHSKQFDDVKNIKMENQNKEVIV, from the coding sequence atgtgTGGGATACTTGCTATTTTTCACTCTTctgttgaaaaaaataaattaagaaGAAAAGCACTAGAATCATCAAAAAACTTAAGACACAGAGGGCCTGATTGGAATGGTATAGTAATAGAAGAGAATAATGACAAAACTATAAACGCTATAGCACATGAGAGGCTGGCCATAGTTGATGTATTATCTGGTCATCAACCATTATATGatgatgaaaaagaaatatgcTTAACCATTAATGGagaaatatataatcatgtagaattaagaaaattaataaaagaagaatGTTTAAGTCGTTTAACAAGTTTTTCTGATTGCGCTGTTATAccaaatttatataaaatatacaaagATAAAATGCCTTCTATGTTATATGGAATATTTGCTGGAGTAATAagtgataaaaaaaacaataccTTTTTTGCCTTTAGGGATCCTATAGGGGTATGTCCGTTATATATGGGTTATGCCTCTGATGGATCTATTTGGTTTGCTTCTGAATTTAAAGCATTAAAAGATCATTGTATAAggtatattatttttcctCCAGGACATTACTACAAAAATGTTGATAATAAAGGTGAACTAGTAAGGTATTATAACCCTAACTGGTGGGAATTAAATGGTCCTATTCCTAATAACAAAGctgatttaaatgaaattcgTTTACATTTAGAAAAAGCAGTAATTAAAAGATTAATGGGGGATGTACCATTTGGTGTCTTATTGTCGGGAGGATTAGATTCTTCTATTGTAGCTGCTATCATTGCAAAGCACTTAAAAACGTTAGATAACTCCCTTAACAACAATGatattattacaaaaaaattgaGAAGTTTTTCTATAGGATTAAAAAATTCACCTGATTTAAAAGCAGCTAAAGAAGTAGCTGATTATTTGGGTCTTTATCACAGTGAATTTCACTTCACTGTAGAAGAAGGAATAGATTCTTTGCCCGATGTAATTTATCATATTGAAACTTATGATATAACTACCATACGAGCATCAACTCCTATGTATATCCTATCTagattaataaaaagtaGCTGTGTCAAAATGGTTCTAAGTGGAGAAGGAGCTGATGAAATATTTGGTggctatttatattttcataaagcTCCAAATAGAGAAGAATTTCATAGAGAATTACAAAGAAAAATTCAtgatttacatatatatgatGTGTTAAGAGCAAACAAATCTACTATGGCATTTGGTGTAGAAGCACGAGTACCATTCCttgatttaaaattattagatCTTGTTATGAATATAGATCCACAAGAAAAAATGTGTAcagaaaataaaatggaAAAGGATATTTTAAGAAGAGCATTCGTCGGTTACTTACCAGATCACATTTTGTTCAGGCAAAAAGAACAATTTTCTGATGGTGTTGGCTATAACTGGATCGATGGATTAAAAGAATAtgcagaaaaaaaaatttctgaCATACAATTTTTAAGAGCACCTTTTTTGTTTCCATATAATACACCGAAAACAAAAGAAGGATTTTTATACAGATGCATATTTGCAGAATGTTTTCCTGATCAATGCGCTCAAGAATCCGTACCCGAAGGAGTATCTATAGCATGCTCTACAAGTAAAGCAGTTGAATGGAATGAAGAGTTTAAGAAAAATGCTGACCAATCAGGTAGATCAGTCTTAGGAATACATAAGCATTCAAAACAATTTGATGatgttaaaaatattaaaatggAAAATCAAAATAAGGAAGTTATCGTATAA
- the SBP2 gene encoding SECIS-binding protein 2, putative, whose protein sequence is MIKKSFDENIEKIKKKEYFKNEKSKSKDKNNTQISAYKDIVNNTYTKKSYKNEENNNIIRIGNRIVKIIFSSDKKKKKDLEKKKKMRILISKKKKKRKEFEKKKKMIDMLNKRLGIEKEKGNFYFLPKHLKKKKKSKLKKMIIIEKEIKNKIYFDILQKKENQNINKDVSYNLIKNKIEWKLKNNTHKFYYRKFKKIYTFTRKKKKNTSFISIYEIEDKNMHKNITEEINNLKNFILLNKKYIKKRKKLDKIKNYKKNVIMNNIKNEFFHNGMKCNNENNNLLKYEVDNTKIKKKNFIIGNEIDNNKASCNLVEHNINNIEKENVKITKNDTANFTNNEILNKKKMNIAIINDEISRNNKNMNEDMNEAIIKESIIKNEKILNYIQISKIEKKIYINDYVDHKITDELNNMVKEFLKKIAKSHEKLLLKKKRRYCLGLKECYKHICINEPKLIIVAPNIEPMVNNVFDDMIKKIIYKCKEKNIPLIYALSKNLLGKCINKSRQSIICIIDNDSYIKECNDIIALANFLKIYK, encoded by the coding sequence atgataaaaaaatcatttgatgaaaatatagaaaaaataaagaaaaaagaatattttaaaaatgaaaaatcaaAAAGTAAAGACAAAAACAACACGCAAATAAGTGCCTATAAAGACATCGTTAATAACACTTATAcgaaaaaaagttataaaaatgaagaaaacaataatattattagaaTAGGAAATAGAATTgtgaaaattatatttagtagtgacaaaaaaaaaaaaaaagatttggaaaaaaaaaaaaaaatgcgaATTCTGattagcaaaaaaaaaaaaaaaaggaaggaattcgaaaaaaaaaaaaaaatgattgatatgttaaataaaagattaggtatagaaaaagaaaaaggcaatttttattttctacctaaacatttaaaaaaaaaaaaaaaatcaaaattaaaaaaaatgattatcatagaaaaagaaataaaaaataagatatactttgatattttacaaaaaaaggAGAATCAAAATATCAATAAAGACGTATCCtacaatttaattaaaaataaaatagaatggaaattaaaaaataatactcacaaattttattataggaaatttaagaaaatatacacctttacaagaaaaaaaaaaaaaaatacttctTTTATCAGTATTTATGAAATTGAAGATAAGAATATGCATAAGAATATTACGGAAGagattaataatttaaagaattttattttattgaataaaaaatatataaaaaaaagaaaaaaattggataaaataaaaaattataaaaaaaatgtgataatgaataatataaaaaatgagttTTTTCACAATGGTATGAAGtgtaataatgaaaataataaccttttaaaatatgaagttgataatacaaaaataaaaaaaaaaaactttattatAGGTAATGaaattgataataataaagctAGTTGTAACTTGGTCGAgcataatataaataacataGAGAAAGAAAATgttaaaattacaaaaaatgaCACAGCAAATTTcacaaataatgaaattttgaataagaaaaaaatgaacattgctattataaatgatgaaatatccagaaacaataaaaatatgaatgaaGATATGAATGAAGCGATTATAAAAGaaagtataataaaaaatgaaaaaattttaaattacattCAAATTagtaaaatagaaaaaaaaatatatataaatgattatGTAGATCATAAAATAACTGATGAATTAAATAACATGGTTAAAgaatttctaaaaaaaattgcaaaATCACATGAAaagttattattaaaaaaaaaaagaagatactGTTTAGGATTAAAAGAATGCTATAaacatatatgtataaatgaACCAAAACTAATTATAGTTGCACCCAATATTGAGCCAATGGTAAATAATGTATTTGAtgatatgataaaaaaaataatatataaatgtaaagaaaaaaatattccttTAATATATGCCTTAAGCAAAAATTTACTGGgtaaatgtataaataaatctAGACAATcaattatatgtataattgATAATGATTCATATATAAAGGAATGTAATGATATTATAGCTTTAGctaattttcttaaaatatacaagtga
- a CDS encoding 60S acidic ribosomal protein P2, putative → MAMKYVAAYLMCVLGGNENPGSNEVKNVLEAVNAGIEDEVLNNFLNSVKGKSYHELINEGLKKLQNIGGGAASVAAAGTTENAEVKKEEKKEEKKEEVEEEEEDDLGFSLFG, encoded by the coding sequence ATGGCTATGAAATACGTTGCAGCATATCTTATGTGTGTGTTAGGAGGAAATGAAAATCCAGGCTCAAATGAAGTTAAAAATGTATTAGAAGCAGTAAATGCAGGTATAGAAGATGaagtattaaataattttttaaattcagtAAAAGGAAAAAGTTACCATGAATTAATTAATGAaggattaaaaaaattacaaaatattGGAGGTGGAGCCGCATCAGTTGCAGCAGCAGGTACAACTGAAAATGCTGAAGTTAAGAAAGAAGAaaagaaagaagaaaaaaaagaagaagtagaagaagaagaagaagacgATTTAGgattttctttatttggTTAA
- a CDS encoding YTH domain-containing protein, putative: MNNNCSFVPPFHVVKNIYNNAKTKFFLIKSCSEKNICISLNYNIWATTPKNEKKFVNAFMEHEYVILIFSVNGSSKFCGYAIMQSKPGESKNKNVYFYYDNKIFRGKNFDIQWIRVVDVHFQEVSNLKNSLNENKPIKVGRDGQEIEQSAGVKLCEIFESNFVKMNMLTDANQKKTIPTIYDINSNNSLGNNLDKNKEIINLYSLNNHFNMNYNTFRNLYEESQYNLFNFYNPSLHIFPIDLTNMNYDDYIYLYEKSQLLWQKKMLQMKSNFNCIKQ, translated from the exons ATGAATAACAATTGTTCTTTTGTACCTCCATTCCATGTTGTTAAgaatatat ACAATAATGCTAAAACAAAGTTTTTTCTCATTAAAAGTTGctcagaaaaaaatatatgtatttcgttaaattataatatatggGCAACAACtccaaaaaatgaaaaaaaattcgtTAATGCTTTTATG gAACATGAATatgttattttaatattctcCGTAAATGGGAGCTCAAAATTTTGTGGTTACGCTATTATGCAATCGAA ACCAGGagaatcaaaaaataaaaatgtttatttttattatgacaataaaatatttagagGAAAAAACTTTGATATTCAATGGATAAGAGT GGTAGATGTACATTTTCAAGAAGTatctaatttaaaaaatagtttaaatgaaaataaaccAATCAAAGTAGGAAGAGACGGCCAG gaAATTGAACAAAGTGCAGGAGTTAAATTATGCGAAATATTTGAATCTAATTTTGTTAAAATGAATATGCTAac aGATGCTaaccaaaaaaaaacaataccAACGATATATGAtataaattcaaataattcATTAGGAAATAATTtggataaaaataaagaaataataaatctatattctttaaataatcaTTTTAACATGAATTATAATACTTTTCGTAACTTATATGAAGAATCacaatataatttatttaatttctaTAACCCATCTTTACATATATTCCCAATAGATTTAACAAATATGAATTATGACGATTATATTTACTTATACGAAAAATCACAACTACTGtggcaaaaaaaaatgctaCAAATGAAATCAAATTTTAATTGCATTAAACAGTAA